From one Melospiza melodia melodia isolate bMelMel2 chromosome 4, bMelMel2.pri, whole genome shotgun sequence genomic stretch:
- the LOC134417894 gene encoding acrosin-like, whose translation MCACTPVWAWFLPTWGVASAPDAERDVGVARCPLQPQPRGCPRWDGPEEHPGAPNPPDSDGDELERPRPFHISVTLSCPSPPCPAHGTGPSVTSPRPGGTVGTARALGVTRGDSSALALPPAVLALMALLWLLVLLALAGPVRGTGDTCKGTCGLRPLNSDHSSAGTSREGGTSVPSGAWPGIVSIQATWENGTWHMCTGVLLSSQWVLTVAHCFARAGGISTWDVVIGATDLRQRGPGAVVRHIQRLLVHQRYVTATARNDIALVELDQPVECSNYIQLGCVPNPSLRVSELKSCYIAGWKFARAQGTAMVLQEAKVHLMDTQLCNSSRWYAGAVHADNLCAGYPQGGIDTCKGDSGGPLVCKDNAADYYWLVGLNSWGRGCDRARHPGIYTSTQHFYNWILIQTSLSPADISGTAPEPKCAPTPKAEFTMASEEAPTPGPEQEAQTEPTPVPEPTPELVVPGPGPVTDMPPAPELVTQLMPEPEANDSADDGADDGADNGADNGADNRADDSADNSADDSADNSADNKPEEETELVPEPEQELLPAPTTPEPTILPEPEELAPSPEPEPTQAADRLLLISVPYQSLLQFCNLLRDFLLFLRSQLG comes from the exons ATGTGCGCGTGCACACCGGTGTGGGCGTGGTTTCTGCCCACATGGGGCGTGGCCTCAGCGCCCGACGCGGAGCGCGACGTGGGCGTGGCCCGTTGC cccctgcagccccagcccagggggtGTCCCCGCTGGGACGGGCCTGAGGAGCATCCCGGTGCTCCGAACCCTCCGGATAGCGATGGGGACGAGCTGGAGCGCCCTCg ACCATTCCACATCTCTGTGACCCTGAGCTGCCCCTCCCCGCCATGCCCTGCCCATGGAACCGGCCCCTCTGTGACATCACCCCGgcctggtggcactgtgggcactgccagggccctggGTGTCACCAGAGgtgacagctctgctctggctctgccaccTGCAGTGTTGGCACTGATGGCTTTGCTGTGGCTGCTCgtcctgctggccctggctggGCCCGTGAGGGGCACCGGGGACACTTGCAA GGGCACCTGCGGGCTCCGGCCCTTGAATTCCGaccacagctctgctggcacGTCCCGTgagggtggcaccagtgtcccCTCAGGGGCCTGGCCTGGCATCGTCAGCATCCAGGCCACCTGGGAGAACGGCACGTGGCACATGTGCACGGGTGTCCTCCTCAGCTCCCAGTGGGTGCTCACGGTGGCACACTGCTTCGCCAGAGCCGG GGGCATCTCCACGTGGGACGTGGTGATCGGGGCCACAGATTTGAGACAACGAGGCCCTGGGGCTGTGGTGAGACACATCCAGAGGCTCCTGGTGCACCAGCGATATGTGACTGCCACGGCCAGGAACGACATCGCCCTGGTGGAGCTGGACCAGCCCGTGGAGTGCAGCAACTACATCCAGCTGGGCTGTGTGCCCAACCCCTCACTCAGGGTCTCAGAGCTGAAATCCTGCTACATCGCCGGCTGGAAATTTGCCAGAG ctcAGGGAACAGCCATGGTGCTGCAGGAGGCCAAGGTTCACCTCATGGACACACAGCTCTGCAACAGCAGCCGGTGGTACGCGGGGGCTGTTCATGCTGACAACCTGTGTGCTGGGTACCCACAGGGCGGCATCGACACCTGCAAG GGGGACAGCGGGGGTCCCCTCGTCTGCAAGGACAATGCAGCTGACTACTACTGGCTGGTGGGATTGAACAGCTGGGGAAGAGGCTGTGACAGAGCCAGGCACCCCGGGATCTACACCTCCACTCAGCACTTCTACAACTGGATCCTGATCCAGACGAGCCTGAGCCCTGCAGACATAAGTGGGACAGCACCAGAGCCGAAGTGCGCCCCGACTCCTAAGGCAGAGTTCACCATGGCTTCTGAGGAGGCCCCGACACCAGGGCCAGAACAAGAGGCACAAACAGAGCCAACACCGGTGCCAGAGCCCACGCCAGAGCTGGTGGTGCCAGGGCCAGGGCCGGTAACAGACATGCCACCAGCGCCAGAGCTGGTGACACAGCTGATGCCAGAGCCCGA AGCCAACGACAGTGCCGACGACGGTGCCGACGACGGTGCCGACAACGGTGCCGACAACGGTGCCGACAACCGTGCCGACGACAGCGCCGACAACAGCGCCGACGACAGCGCCGACAACAGCGCCGACAACA AGCCAGAGGAGGAGACAGAGTTGGTGCCCGAGccggagcaggagctgctgccggCGCCGACGACACCGGAGCCAACCATCCTCCCGGAGCCCGAGGAGCTGGCCCCAAGCCCCGAACCAGAACCGACACAGGCGGCGGACAGGCTCCTGCTGATCTCGGTGCCGTACCAGAGCCTGCTGCAGTTCTGCAACCTGCTGAGGGATTTCCTGCTGTTCCtgaggagccagctgggctga
- the GCC1 gene encoding GRIP and coiled-coil domain-containing protein 1 yields MEKFGMNFGGGPSRKELLETIETQKQQLLRFQARLKDVVHAYKSLLKEKEALEASLKALSVSHDGELPVPPPAATDSPDDRSSEHSEDSAGTAASADTAASPPGGDEEDRPAGGPSPRAEEPSGAEGGEPSAGEPERRLQQLKAQLATLTGALATVTQEKSRMEASYQAERRQMKQELEEVAARARAEAERLQELQEQLAQTRGRLLEQQREREREQGDHGLMLRELQELLRAERDGRRAAEQELQQAREALAGTAGTAERAQGHEQQARQLSQELEELRRELQGVREESGRADPRIQELQEEMAGLKNHFQLQLVQEMKKTAQAEEQLRQRSQREEQRVAELEAQVSQVSELLGTYEKAKQRDQATIQRLKDRIVQLDLENKTLAIAASSRSLGEVAVEEATLDVSVLKEKMEKLRKLLQAAAGKGAEAEEPQEPEPSPSGGDGDKAPGGHCQQELRQLKEEFERYKVRAQQVLKSKASKDVGLARELEEAREQLAELQDKHVLLQLAADDAEKRHRQELEARKQELSQLQQLHRQELERCQLQFRERALRLEEEMHKQRDRALAVLAEKDRELEQLRALALPHGPKGSREGGPGPGDAPSQDSSEILPQELQLCSGSEPTFFLYAEQLARKEVEIAALRKHRHRLEVQLHQLQGRALAEEDRHREEVAALRDEIQKNCRDKSREGANLEYLKNVVYRFLTLPDARGRQQTLTAILAILHFSPEEKLSIAKSSAHGSWWPHGKR; encoded by the exons ATGGAGAAGTTCGGGATGAACTTCGGGGGCGGCCCcagcaggaaggagctgctggagaccATCGAGACgcagaagcagcagctcctgcgcTTCCAGGCGCGCCTCAAGGACGTCGTCCACGCCTACAAGAGCCTGCTGAAGGAGAAGGAGGCGCTGGAAGCCAGCCTGAAGGCGCTCTCCGTGTCCCACGACGGGGAGCTGCCCGTGCCCCCGCCTGCAGCCACGGACTCCCCGGATGACCGGAGCTCGGAGCACAGCGAGGACAGCGCGGGCACGGCCGCCAGCGCGGACACCGCGGCCAGCCCGCCCGGGGGGGACGAGGAGGACAGACCCGCGGGCGGCCCCTCCCCGAGGGCCGAGGAGCCGAGCGGCGCCGAGGGCGGGGAGCCGAGCGCCGGCGAGCCCGAGCGGcggctgcagcagctgaaggCGCAGCTGGCCACGCTGACGGGCGCGCTGGCCACCGTGACGCAGGAGAAGTCGCGCATGGAGGCCTCGTACCAGGCGGAGCGGCGGCAGATgaagcaggagctggaggaggtggCGGCGCGGGCGCGGGCCGAGGCCGagcggctgcaggagctgcaggagcagctggccCAGACCCGCGGCCGCCTCCTGGAGCAGCAGCGCGAGCGGGAGCGCGAGCAGGGCGACCACGGGCTGATGCTGCgcgagctgcaggagctgctgcgcgCCGAGCGCGACGGGCGCCGCGCCgccgagcaggagctgcagcaggcccGGGAGGCGCTGGCCGGCACCGCCGGCACCGCGGAGCGAGCCCAGGGCCACGAGCAGCAGGCGCGGCAGCTgagccaggagctggaggagctgcgcagggagctgcagggcgtGCGAGAGGAGAGCGGCAGGGCCGACCCGCGgatccaggagctgcaggaggagatggCCGGCCTCAAGAACCACTTCCAGCTGCAGCTGGTGCAGGAGATGAAGAAG ACAGCCCAGGCCGAGGAGCAGCTGCGGCAGCGCTCGCAGCGGGAGGAGCAGCGCGTGGCCGAGCTGGaggcccaggtgtcccaggtgtccgaGCTGCTGGGCACCTACGAGAAGGCCAAGCAGAGGGACCAGGCCACCATCCAGAGGCTCAAGGACCGCATCGTGCAGCTGGACCTGGAGAACAAGACCTTGGCCATCGCCGCCTCCAGCCGCTCCCTGGGCGAGGTGGCTGTGGAGGAGGCCACCCTGGACGTGAGCGTGCTCAAGGAGAAGATGGAGAAGCTGCGGaagctcctgcaggcggcggccgGGAAGGGCGCGGAGGCGGAGGAGCCGCAGGAGCCGGAGCCGTCCCCGAGCGGTGGGGACGGGGACAAGGCCCCGGGCGGGCACTGCCAGCAGGAGCTCAGGCAGCTCAAGGAGGAGTTTGAGCGCTACAAGGTGCGGGCGCAGCAGGTGCTCAAGAGCAAGGCCAGCAAGGACGTGGGGCTGGCCAGGGAGctggaggaggcgcgggagcagCTGGCGGAGCTCCAGGACAAGcacgtgctgctgcagctggccgCGGACGACGCGGAGAAGCGGCACCGGCAGGAGCTGGAGGCCCGGAAGCAggagctgtcccagctgcagcagctgcaccgGCAGGAGCTGGAGCGGTGCCAGCTGCAGTTCCGGGAGCGGGCGCTGCGCCTGGAGGAGGAGATGCACAAGCAGCGGGACCGGGCGCTGGCCGTGCTGGCCGAGAAGGAccgggagctggagcagctccgCGCCCTCGCGCTGCCCCACGGCCCCAAGGGCTCCCGGGagggcgggcccggccccggggACGCTCCCAGCCAGGACTCCTCGGAGAtcctgccccaggagctgcagctgtgctccGGCTCCGAGCCCACCTTCTTCCTGTACGCGGAGCAGCTGGCGCGCAAGGAGGTGGAGATCGCGGCGCTGCGCAAGCACCGGCACCGGCTGGAGGTGCagctgcaccagctgcagggcagggccctGGCCGAGGAGGACCGGCACCGCGAGGAGGTGGCAGCGCTGCGGGACGAGATCCAGAAGAACTGCCGCGATAAGAGCAGGGAAGGAGCCAACCTGGAGTACCTGAAGAACGTGGTGTACCGGTTCCTGACGCTGCCGGACGCGCGGGGCCGCCAGCAGACGCTCACGGCCATCCTGGCCATCCTGCACTTCAGCCCCGAGGAGAAGCTGAGCATCGCCAAGAGCTCGGCCCACGGCTCCTGGTGGCCCCACGGGAAGAGATGA